Proteins encoded in a region of the Eulemur rufifrons isolate Redbay chromosome 15, OSU_ERuf_1, whole genome shotgun sequence genome:
- the GJA1 gene encoding gap junction alpha-1 protein: MGDWSALGKLLDKVQAYSTAGGKVWLSVLFIFRILLLGTAVESAWGDEQSAFRCNTQQPGCENVCYDKSFPISHVRFWVLQIIFVSVPTLLYLAHVFYVMRKEEKLNKKEEELKVAQTDGANVDMHLKQIEIKKFKYGIEEHGKVKMRGGLLRTYIISILFKSVFEVAFLLIQWYIYGFSLSAVYTCKRDPCPHQVDCFLSRPTEKTIFIIFMLVVSLVSLALNIIELFYVFFKGVKDRVKGKSDPYHATTGPLSPSKDCGSPKYAYFNGCSSPTAPLSPMSPPGYKLVTGDRNNSSCRNYNKQASEQNWANYSAEQNRMGQAGSTISNSHAQPFDFPDDNQNSKKLAAGHELQPLAIVDQRPSSRASSRASSRPRPDDLEI, encoded by the coding sequence ATGGGTGATTGGAGTGCCTTAGGCAAACTCCTTGACAAAGTTCAAGCCTACTCCACTGCTGGAGGGAAGGTGTGGCTATCAGTCCTTTTCATTTTCCGAATCCTGCTGCTGGGGACAGCAGTTGAGTCAGCTTGGGGTGATGAGCAGTCTGCCTTTCGTTGTAACACTCAGCAACCTGGTTGTGAAAACGTCTGCTATGACAAGTCTTTCCCAATCTCTCATGTGCGCTTCTGGGTCCTGCAGATCATATTTGTGTCTGTACCCACACTCTTGTACCTGGCTCACGTGTTCTACGTGATGCGAAAGGAAGAGAAACTGAACAAGAAAGAAGAGGAACTCAAAGTTGCCCAAACCGATGGTGCCAATGTAGACATGCACTTGAAGCAGATTGAAATAAAGAAGTTTAAGTATGGCATTGAAGAGCATGGTAAGGTGAAGATGCGTGGGGGTTTGCTGCGAACCTACATCATCAGTATCCTCTTCAAGTCTGTCTTCGAGGTGGCCTTCTTGCTGATCCAGTGGTACATCTATGGATTCAGCTTGAGTGCCGTTTACACTTGCAAAAGAGATCCCTGCCCACATCAGGTGGACTGCTTCCTCTCGCGGCCCACGGAGAAAACCATCTTCATCATCTTTATGCTGGTGGTGTCCTTGGTGTCTCTTGCCTTGAATATCATTGAACTCTTCTATGTCTTCTTCAAGGGTGTTAAGGATCGTGTGAAGGGAAAGAGCGATCCTTACCATGCTACCACTGGCCCACTAAGCCCCTCCAAAGACTGTGGATCTCCAAAATACGCATATTTCAATGGCTGCTCTTCACCAACCGCTCCCCTCTCACCCATGTCTCCTCCAGGGTACAAGCTGGTTACTGGCGACAGAAACAATTCTTCTTGCCGCAATTACAACAAGCAAGCAAGCGAGCAAAACTGGGCTAATTACAGTGCAGAACAAAATAGAATGGGGCAGGCAGGAAGCACCATCTCTAACTCCCATGCACAGCCTTTTGATTTCCCCGATGATAACCAGAATTCTAAAAAACTAGCTGCTGGACACGAACTACAGCCACTAGCCATCGTGGACCAGCGACCTTCGAGCAGAGCCAGCAGTCGCGCCAGCAGCAGACCTCGGCCTGATGACCTGGAGATCTAG